Proteins encoded together in one Thalassotalea crassostreae window:
- a CDS encoding YfcL family protein: protein MLNFSISKDITTLEHLNMFFDSLIELDDDDILFASSYIRGFVEVAAVDFGDEEQVLSQPLYDLVTNQLIIAKGELSKQDAEIVDSFWQKIKVIF, encoded by the coding sequence ATGTTAAACTTTTCGATTTCAAAAGACATAACAACACTAGAACATTTAAATATGTTTTTTGATTCGCTAATAGAGTTAGACGATGACGATATCTTATTTGCCAGCTCCTATATCCGTGGTTTCGTTGAAGTGGCTGCTGTGGATTTTGGTGATGAAGAGCAAGTGTTAAGTCAGCCACTATATGATTTAGTAACTAACCAACTCATCATTGCAAAAGGTGAATTGTCAAAGCAAGACGCTGAAATTGTTGACAGTTTTTGGCAAAAAATCAAAGTGATTTTTTGA
- a CDS encoding Lrp/AsnC family transcriptional regulator, whose amino-acid sequence MKKLDDVDLKILTQLFNDADITNKELAQKVSIAPSTCLERVKRMKSAGVIKGSYIDVNYNTIGGNIQAIAAIVLQPYSEQIVDALKNDLLPKAEIISMFHMGGAFDFYIHMSVKDTEHLRRFVFEAITSRDEVTNVETALVFEHSRSPSIPLFNR is encoded by the coding sequence ATGAAAAAACTAGACGATGTTGATTTAAAAATTTTAACGCAACTGTTTAATGATGCAGATATTACCAATAAGGAACTTGCGCAAAAAGTCAGTATTGCGCCTTCGACTTGTCTTGAGCGGGTAAAACGAATGAAGTCCGCAGGGGTTATTAAAGGCAGTTATATCGACGTCAATTACAATACCATAGGCGGTAATATTCAAGCGATAGCAGCCATTGTATTGCAACCATATTCAGAACAAATTGTTGACGCACTAAAAAATGACTTACTTCCAAAAGCTGAAATTATTAGTATGTTTCATATGGGAGGAGCGTTTGATTTTTATATTCATATGTCAGTGAAAGACACTGAACACTTAAGACGTTTTGTTTTTGAAGCGATTACCTCAAGAGATGAAGTAACAAATGTCGAGACCGCTTTGGTATTTGAGCACAGTAGAAGTCCGAGTATTCCGCTTTTTAACCGCTAA
- a CDS encoding Crp/Fnr family transcriptional regulator, with protein MSLSNIKVHELEQQIQWPCELSSEFKRAFLQYGVLQTHQQGYEFKNTEDTKEGMFYLLNGSLIISMRTKDFDHFTYHLIGQNEFLYYGDLMGYRLQESISVEFLQDSQYLKIPEQQMQVLKEQQPEFYKFMFEHLKKKSLPLIQRGFFNSKFSIDLKVAFTLLDLINKQRGIKGAVSYLSITQQQLADLSDVTRQRVNAVLKKFEKQGILAIERGKIFLHDKAKLKQLLENENLTFNSFD; from the coding sequence TTGTCGTTATCGAATATAAAAGTTCACGAATTAGAACAACAAATTCAATGGCCTTGCGAATTATCAAGTGAATTTAAACGAGCATTTTTGCAGTACGGGGTATTACAAACCCATCAACAAGGCTACGAGTTTAAAAATACCGAGGATACTAAGGAAGGCATGTTTTATCTGCTTAATGGCAGTTTGATTATTTCGATGCGAACCAAGGATTTTGATCATTTTACCTATCATCTCATCGGGCAAAATGAATTTCTTTATTATGGTGATTTGATGGGGTATCGCTTGCAAGAATCGATATCGGTTGAGTTTCTACAAGACAGTCAATATTTAAAGATACCGGAACAGCAAATGCAGGTTTTAAAAGAGCAGCAGCCAGAATTCTATAAATTTATGTTTGAGCACCTGAAAAAGAAAAGTTTACCATTAATTCAACGCGGTTTTTTTAATAGTAAATTTTCTATTGATTTGAAAGTTGCTTTTACATTATTAGACTTGATTAATAAGCAACGCGGTATAAAAGGCGCGGTATCTTATTTAAGTATTACTCAACAGCAACTGGCTGATTTATCCGATGTGACTCGCCAACGCGTTAATGCGGTATTAAAGAAGTTTGAAAAGCAGGGCATACTTGCCATAGAACGCGGTAAAATATTTCTCCATGATAAAGCTAAATTGAAACAATTATTAGAAAATGAAAACTTAACCTTTAATTCTTTTGACTAA
- a CDS encoding ATP-NAD kinase family protein, protein MKQFKLGFLVNPIAGIGGSVALKGSDGIDTAQKALALGAEPKANLRAKLALEVLIPYQSQITIYTAGNDMGENIALELGFNVEVVYQYQGEHSSFSDSENLVDILQQQHMDLLLFAGGDGTARNVCAKVAGYFPVLGIPAGCKIHSGVYALTPSAAGRVVEQMINNEIVSFVDADVMDIDEDAFRQGTVRARRYGEMQIPSELQYIQAVKSGGKETDELVLMDIAAHVIELMDDELFVIGSGSTVATVMDELAIDNTLLGVDLLLEQELVANDVIESQLYEQVTSSKHGVKLVITVIGGQGHIFGRGNQQLSPRIIRAIGKENIIVVATKTKLQALNQRPLIVDTGDATLDKELSGFIPVVTGFHDQVLYPVASPGLL, encoded by the coding sequence ATGAAACAGTTCAAACTTGGGTTTTTAGTGAACCCTATTGCAGGGATAGGCGGCAGTGTTGCTTTAAAAGGCAGTGATGGCATTGATACCGCGCAAAAGGCGTTGGCCTTAGGTGCTGAGCCAAAAGCTAATTTACGAGCAAAGCTAGCACTTGAAGTGCTCATTCCTTATCAATCGCAAATTACCATTTATACCGCGGGTAATGATATGGGCGAGAATATTGCTCTTGAGCTTGGTTTTAATGTTGAAGTTGTTTATCAATATCAAGGTGAACACTCTAGTTTTTCAGACAGTGAAAACTTGGTCGATATATTACAGCAGCAACATATGGACTTATTACTGTTTGCTGGTGGTGATGGCACTGCGAGAAATGTATGCGCCAAAGTTGCCGGTTATTTTCCGGTATTAGGGATTCCTGCTGGCTGTAAAATCCATTCTGGTGTTTATGCCTTAACGCCAAGTGCAGCTGGCCGAGTTGTCGAACAAATGATTAATAATGAAATTGTATCTTTTGTTGATGCCGATGTAATGGATATTGATGAAGACGCGTTTCGCCAAGGCACTGTGCGCGCACGTCGCTATGGTGAAATGCAAATTCCAAGTGAGTTGCAGTATATTCAAGCGGTAAAATCTGGTGGCAAAGAAACCGATGAACTGGTTCTTATGGATATTGCGGCCCATGTGATTGAGCTAATGGATGACGAATTGTTTGTTATTGGCTCTGGCTCAACGGTTGCGACGGTAATGGACGAACTAGCCATCGATAACACTTTGTTAGGCGTAGATCTTTTGTTAGAACAAGAACTCGTGGCAAATGATGTCATAGAAAGCCAGTTATATGAACAAGTCACATCGTCTAAACATGGCGTCAAATTGGTGATCACTGTCATTGGTGGTCAAGGCCATATCTTTGGTCGCGGTAACCAACAGCTAAGCCCTCGTATTATCCGCGCTATCGGTAAAGAAAATATTATTGTTGTTGCCACTAAAACCAAACTTCAGGCCTTAAATCAACGACCATTAATTGTTGATACCGGCGATGCAACTTTGGATAAAGAATTGTCTGGTTTTATTCCAGTGGTTACTGGTTTTCACGATCAAGTTTTATACCCTGTAGCAAGCCCAGGTTTGTTATAA
- a CDS encoding tetratricopeptide repeat protein, translating to MPLFKKLIVALITVTVSSTAVADYNDAVKMINRGDFVGANEELKPLVELGYPQALYQQAGLYENGQGVSKDYVKAFELYQRAAGRGIAEAQFALAQMYIEGRGTVKNKRQGFEYTRRAADKGLAAAQYNLGVMYQTGDGATQSYSKAAIWYRDSAMQNYALAQFNLALLYFDGLGVTKSIEESYIWNRVAAFNGYEPAEKSMEMDSKKLSRDQIKRCRQRADELYLKIAPETDDYKPYSWDQ from the coding sequence ATGCCTTTATTTAAAAAACTTATCGTCGCTTTAATTACTGTTACGGTATCAAGTACAGCCGTTGCTGATTATAACGACGCAGTCAAAATGATTAATCGTGGCGATTTTGTCGGGGCCAATGAAGAACTTAAACCTTTAGTTGAGCTTGGTTATCCGCAAGCTTTGTATCAGCAAGCTGGGCTATATGAGAATGGTCAAGGTGTGAGCAAGGATTATGTTAAAGCCTTTGAGTTGTATCAACGTGCTGCTGGTCGTGGCATTGCTGAAGCGCAATTTGCTTTAGCGCAAATGTATATAGAAGGCCGCGGCACGGTAAAAAATAAACGTCAAGGTTTTGAATACACCCGCAGAGCCGCTGATAAAGGGCTAGCTGCCGCTCAATATAATTTAGGAGTGATGTATCAAACGGGTGATGGTGCTACGCAAAGCTATAGTAAAGCTGCAATTTGGTATCGTGATTCAGCCATGCAAAATTATGCTTTGGCACAATTTAATTTGGCATTGCTCTATTTTGATGGTCTTGGGGTGACAAAAAGTATTGAAGAGTCATACATATGGAACCGTGTGGCAGCATTTAATGGTTACGAGCCGGCAGAAAAAAGTATGGAAATGGACTCTAAAAAGCTGTCTCGCGATCAAATTAAACGTTGTCGTCAACGTGCTGATGAGCTTTATTTAAAAATCGCTCCAGAAACAGATGACTACAAGCCTTATAGTTGGGACCAATAA
- a CDS encoding elongation factor P hydroxylase yields MNHHYQDLITIFNEQFAISENTRLLKGESEPVYLPADNSASYHRIIFAHGFYASAFHEIAHWCIAGKERRLLEDYGYWYAPDGRNEQQQSEFEKVEIKPQAIEWALCVASAFKFNVSVDNLAIDVDRFAFQSQVYQQLLEYLEHGFPVRAQQFIDALIAFYQPGLELSPELFDFVHPLTGIKYSQPELINL; encoded by the coding sequence ATGAATCATCACTATCAAGACTTAATCACAATTTTTAACGAACAATTTGCTATAAGCGAAAACACACGCCTGTTAAAAGGCGAAAGTGAGCCTGTGTATTTACCTGCGGATAATAGTGCGAGCTACCATCGTATTATTTTTGCCCATGGCTTTTATGCTAGTGCATTTCATGAAATAGCTCATTGGTGCATTGCCGGCAAAGAGCGCCGGTTATTAGAAGATTATGGTTATTGGTATGCGCCCGATGGTCGTAACGAACAACAGCAAAGCGAATTTGAAAAAGTTGAGATTAAGCCGCAGGCGATTGAATGGGCACTTTGTGTTGCAAGTGCCTTTAAGTTTAATGTCTCGGTAGATAACTTGGCAATTGATGTCGATCGTTTTGCCTTTCAAAGTCAAGTATATCAACAATTGCTCGAATACTTAGAACATGGTTTTCCAGTCCGCGCGCAGCAATTTATTGATGCACTTATCGCTTTTTATCAGCCAGGATTAGAGCTTAGCCCTGAGCTCTTTGATTTTGTCCACCCGTTAACCGGGATAAAATATTCACAACCAGAATTAATAAACTTATGA
- a CDS encoding RNA methyltransferase, whose product MARLKQTYPTDGFFGIGIYNNKEQVNIGTLWRSAYIMGASFIFTVGDRYKKQTQDVVNAWQKIPLYNYHDIDDLIAHLPYDTRLVGVELDKKSVMIGEYQHPHRCVYLLGNEQSGLPRETIDKCHNLIQLPGDYSLNVAVAGSIVLYDRLAKS is encoded by the coding sequence ATGGCTAGATTAAAGCAGACTTATCCTACCGACGGTTTTTTTGGTATTGGAATTTATAACAATAAAGAACAGGTTAACATTGGTACCTTATGGCGCAGTGCCTACATTATGGGGGCATCGTTTATATTCACTGTCGGTGATAGGTATAAAAAACAAACCCAAGATGTGGTTAATGCATGGCAAAAAATCCCGTTGTATAACTACCATGATATTGATGATCTTATTGCTCATTTGCCATACGACACGCGTTTAGTCGGGGTAGAACTTGATAAAAAGTCTGTGATGATTGGTGAATATCAACATCCACATCGCTGCGTTTATCTGCTTGGCAATGAACAGTCGGGATTGCCACGCGAGACAATCGATAAATGCCATAATCTGATCCAATTACCTGGCGATTACAGTTTAAATGTTGCCGTCGCTGGCTCGATTGTTTTGTACGACCGACTAGCTAAATCATAA